DNA sequence from the Streptomyces cinnabarinus genome:
TCCCCGAACACTTCGCCCGCGCGGACGGCCGTTCCGCCACCCGCCAGGCCCTCAGTGAGAACCGGCGCAGCGGCGGCCGCCTCCTCGACCTCGCCAACGGCCTCGCCGGGCCGCTGCGCGCCATGCACGCGGGCGTGGAGGCCCTCCGCCCGGCCCCCGGCGCCGAACGCGACGGCCTGGTGCGCTGCGCCCTGCTGCCCACCCACTCCGAGGAGATGGCCTGGATCGCCGACTCCATCGCCCACCTGGTGAACACCGGCAAGGCCCCCGGAGAGATCGCCGTCCTGTGCCGTACGGCCACCGACTTCGCCGAGATCCAGGGCGCGCTGGTGGCCCGGGACGTCCCCGTCGAGGTGGTCGGCCTGTCCGGGCTGCTGCATCTGCCCGAGATCGCCGACCTGGTCGCCGTCTGCGAGGTCCTCCAGGACCCCGGCGCCAACGCCTCCCTGGTCCGGCTGCTGACCGGCCCGCGCTGGCGCATCGGCCCGCGCGACCTCGCCCTCCTGGGGCGCCGGGCCCGCCGTCTGGTGTCCCACGCGCGCGTGGACGGCGACGACGACCCGGACCGCCGGCTCGCCGAGGCCGTCGAGGGGGTCGACCCCGCGGAGGTGATATCGCTCGCGGACGCCCTGGACACGTTCCTGGAGACGCCCTTCGACGGGCCGGGGGACGACGACGGGCTGCCGTTCTCGCCGGACGCGCGCGTGCGCTTCGCCCGCCTGGCCACCGAACTGCGCGACCTGCGCCGCTCGCTGTCCGACCCGCTGATGGACGTCCTGCACCGCGTCCTCGCCGTCACCGGCCTGGAGGTCGAGCTGTCGGCGTCCCCGCACGCCCTGGCCGCCCGCCGCCGCGAGACCCTGTCGAACTTCCTGGACATCGCCGCCTCCTTCGCCGCCGGTGACGGCGAGGCGAGCCTGCTGGCCTTCCTCGGCTTCCTGCGCACCGCCGCCCAGTACGAGAAGGGCCTCGACAACGCCCTCCCGGGCGGCGAGAACACCGTCAAGGTGCTCACCGCGCACAAGTCCAAGGGCCTCGAATGGGACGTCGTCGCCGTCCCCGGCCTGGTCACCGGGACCTTCCCGAGCGGCCAGGGCCGCGAGAAGTGGACCTCCCAGGGCAAGGTGCTGCCGCACGCCCTGCGCGGCGACGCCGACACCCTGCCCGACGTCGCGGCCTGGGACTCGCGCGGCCTGAAGGCCTTCCACGAGGCCATGAAGGAGCACCAGCACACCGAGGAACTGCGCCTCGGCTACGTCACCTTCACCCGCCCCCGCTCCCTGCTCCTCGGCTCCGGCCACTGGTGGGGCCCCAGCCAGAAGAAGCCCCGCGGCCCCTCCGACTTCCTCCAGGCCCTGTACGACCACTGCGCCGCCGGGTACGGCGAGATCGAGGCCTGGGCGGACGAGCCCGCCGAGGACGAGGAGAACCCGGCGCTCCACGCCACCGACGCCGACCAGGTCTGGCCGCTCCCTCTGGACGACGCGGCACTGGCCCGGCGCAGGGCGGCCGCCGAGACGGTCCTGACGTACCTGGAGAATCTCGGCTCCCCCGCGGACGCCGACCCGGCGGCCACGCACGACCCGGAGTGGCCACCGCCCCCGGACGACGAGGGCGTCTACGGCATCCCTGAAGAGGAACCTCTCGAAGAAGGCCCCGTCGAGGACGACCCTTTCGACGACGGCCCCTTTGACGACGAGCCCCTCGACGACGACTGGGACTCCTGGACCGCGGAACGCCCCACCGTCCCGCACCAGGCGCAGGCCCCCGACCGCGCGAGTCTCACGCCGGAGGAGGCCCGCACCATCGCCTCCTGGGACCGCGACCTCGACGCCCTCACCGGCGAGCTGCTCCGCGCGCGGGACAGCGTCACCGAGGTACCCCTGCCCGCCTCCCTGACCGCTTCCCAGGTGCTGCGCCTGGCCGCCGACCCCGACGGCCTGGCCCAGGAGCTGGCCCGCCCCATGCCCCGCCCGCCGCAGCCCGCGGCCCGACGCGGCACCCGTTTCCACGCCTGGGTCGAGGCCCGGTTCGAGCCACTGACCCTGCCCATGCTGGAACCGGACGAACTGCCCGGCAGCGAGGCCGAGATCGCCGACGAACAGGACCTGGAGGTGCTCAAGGAGGCCTTCGAGCGCACCGAGTACGCCCACCGCACGCCCTACCGCGTCGAGGCCCCGTTCCAGCTCGCCCTCGCGGGCCGCGTCGTCCGCGGCCGCATCGATGCCGTCTACAAAGAGGGCGACGGCGAGCGGGCGACGTACGAGATCGTCGACTGGAAGACCCACCGCACCCGCAGCGCCGACCCGCTCCAGCTGGCCGTCTACCGGGTCGCCTGGGCCGAGCAGCAGGGGGTGCCGCTGGAGTCCGTCAGCGCCGCGTTCCTGTACGTGCGCGGCGGCGAGATCGTCCGTCCGGAGGACCTCCCGGACCGCGCGGCACTGGAACGGCTGCTGACCGGGGAACCGTAGTGTGACGAACCGCCCAACAAGGATGTCGGTGCGGGCCGATAGGCTCGTGACCATGAGTCATCCCGTTGACAGCGTCGTCAGCGACGTCCGTACGTACATCGAGCGGCACCGCGCTGTCTTCCTCGACGACCTCGCCGCATGGCTGCGCATCCCCTCCGTGTCGGCCCAGCCCGACCACGCGCCCGACGTACGGCGCAGCGCCGACTGGCTCGCCGCCAAACTCACCGAGACCGGCTTCCCGACCGTCGAGGTCTGGCCGACGCGGGGCGCCCCGGCCGTCTTCGCCGAGTGGCCCTCCGGCGACCCCGAGGCACCCACGGTCCTGGTCTACGGCCATCACGACGTACAGCCCGCCGCCCGCGAGGACGGCTGGGACAGCGACCCCTTCGACCCCGTCGTCCGCGGACACCGCCTCTACGCGCGGGGGGCGGCCGACGACAAGGGCCAGGTGTTCTTCCACACACTCGGCGTCCGCGCCCACCTCGCCGCGACCGGCCGCACCGCCCCGGCCGTCAACCTGAAGCTGCTCATCGAGGGTGAGGAGGAGTCCGGTTCGCCGCACTTCCAGGCCCTCGTCGAGGAGCGCGTGGACCGGCTCGACGCCGACGCGGTGATCGTCTCCGACACCGGCATGTGGTCCGAGGACACCCCCACCGTGTGCACGGGCATGCGTGGCCTCACCGAGTGCGAGATCCGGCTGCACGGCCCCGACCAGGACATCCACTCCGGCTCCTTCGGTGGCGCCGTGCCCAACCCGGCCACCGCGGCCGCCCGCCTGGTCGCCGCCCTGCACGACGACCACGGGCGCGTAGCGATCCCCGGCTTCTACGACGGCATCGTCGAGCTCACCGACAGCGAGCGGCAGCTCTTCGCCGAGCTGCCCTTCGACGAGCAGCGCTGGCTGCGCACCGCCAAGTCCTACGCCACCCACGGCGAGGCCGGGCACACCACCCTGGAGCGCATCTGGGCCCGCCCCACCGCCGAGGTCAACGGCATCGGCGGCGGCTACCAGGGCCCCGGCAGTAAGACGATCATCCCGGCCGACGCCATGATGAAGCTCTCCTTCCGTATGGTCGCGGGCCAGGAACCCGAGCACATCGAGAAGGTCGTCCGCGCCTGGGCCGCCGAGCAGGTGCCCGCCGGAATCCGCTGCGAGGTCGTCTTCGGCTCGGCCACGCGCCCGTGCCTGACGCCGCTGGACCACCCCGCCCTGCAGTCCGTGGCCCGCGCCATGGGCCGCGCCTTCGAGAAGCCCGTCGGCTACACCCGTGAGGGCGGTTCCGGGCCGGCCGCAGTCCTCCAGGAGGTCCTCGGCGCCCCCGTGCTCTTCCTGGGCATCTCGGTCCCCTCCGACGGGTGGCACGCACCGAACGAGAAGGTCGAGCTGGACCTTCTGCTCAAGGGCGTCGAGACCACCGCGTACCTCTGGGGCGACCTCGCCGAGAACTGGCGCCATGCGCCCTGAGCACGCCGTTCGGTCCGGAGCGGTACCACGCGCGGGGCACACTGGTAGGGCCGCCCCGCACCGTCCCACCGCGCCGGACCCGGTCCCCTCCCGTCCTACGTCCCGCTGAACCGCCCGCCGAAACCAACCGTTCCACCGGGGGAGTTGGAAGCACCCGTGACCACCTGGACCGACCACACCGCCGAACGCCCCATCTCGCTCACCGCCCCGAGCGGCATCGACCGCGCCGCCCACCACCGCCTCGACGAGGCCTGGCTGGCGGCGGCATGGAGCCACCCCACGACCCGCTGCTTCGTGGTCTCCGGCGGCCAGGTCCTGATCGACGAGGCGGCGGACGGCCGCACCGAACTCGTCATGACCCCCTCCTTCGAGGCCCCGCTCACCGAGGCGCACCGCTACTTCCTCGGTATCGACGAGGACGGCGTCAGCTACTTTGCGCTCCAGAAGGACGCCCTGCCCGGCCGCATCGACCAGTCCGCGCGCCCGGCCGGACTGCGCGAGGCGGGCCTGCTGCTGTCCCCGCGCGACGTCGGCCTGATGGTGCACGCGGTCGGCCTGGAGAACTGGCAGCGCACCCACCGCTTCTGCTCCCGCTGCGGCGAGCGCACCGTCATCGCGGCGGCCGGTCACATCCGCCGCTGCCAGGCCTGCGGCGGCGAGCACTACCCGCGCACCGACCCGGCCGTGATCATGGCGGTCACCGACGAGGACGACCGCATCCTGCTGGGCCGCCAGGTCCACTGGCCCGAGGGCCGCTTCTCCACGCTCGCCGGCTTCGTCGAGCCCGGCGAGTCCATCGAGCAGACGGTTCGCCGAGAGGTCTTCGAGGAGGCCGGCATCACCGTCGGCCGGGTCGAGTACGTCGCCAGCCAGCCGTGGCCCTTCCCGTCCAGCCTGATGCTGGGCTTCATGGCCCGCGCCACCTCCACCGAGGTCGACGTCGACGGCGACGAGATCCACGAGGCGCGCTGGTTCTCCCGCGACGAACTGGGCGCCGCCTTCGAATCCGGCGAGGTGCTCCCGCCCTACGGCATCTCGATCGCGGCCCGTCTGATCGAGCTCTGGTACGGCAAGCCGCTGCCGACCCGGCACTTCATCTGACACACGCGCCTGAAACGGCGGAAGGCGGTTCCCCACATCTGGGGAACCGCCTTCCGAACGCGCCGGACAGTGCGCCGGTCGGACCCTGCCGGTCAGACCGTGATCTTCTGCTTGACCTGAGCCAGCGAGGGGTTGGTCAGCGTCGAGCCGTCCGCGAAGAGCACGGTCGGGACCGTCTGGTTTCCGCCATTGGCCTTCTCGACGAACGCCGCGGAATCCGGGTCCTGCTCGATGTTGATCTCGGTGTACGCGATGCCCTCGCGCTCCAGCTGCTTCTTCAGCCGCTGGCAGTAGCCGCACCAGGTGGTGCTGTACATCGTCACAGTGCCCTGCATGTCTCGCGCGCTCCTTCGATGGCTCGGGGACCGGGTCGTCCGATGAGGGAACGTACGCGACCCGGCCCGCCATTCCCGCCCGGGGTATCCCCTCAGACGTGACGCCTGCCGCATTAGTACGACTGCGAGGCCCTGCCTGTGGACAACCGGCTCACCCGTCTCCGGCGACCTGGCAGCATGGCGGTGTGACAGCAGCAACGCACTCCCCGCTCTTCCCGCAGGTACCGGACTCGGCCGACGCGGTGCTCGACGGGCTCGACCCCGAGCAGCGCGAGGTGGCCACCGCCCTGCACGGCCCGGTGTGCGTGCTGGCCGGAGCCGGTACGGGCAAGACCCGGGCGATCACCCACCGCATCGCCTACGGAGTACGCGCCGGGATCCTCCAGCCCTCCAGCGTGCTGGCCGTCACCTTCACCAACCGGGCCGCCGGAGAGATGCGGGGCCGGCTGCGCCAGCTCGGTGCCGCCGGGGTCCAGGCCCGGACCTTCCACTCGGCGGCCCTGCGCCAGCTCCAGTACTTCTGGCCGAAAGCCGTCGGTGGCTCCATGCCCCGGCTCGTGGACCGCAAGATCCAGCTCGTCGCGGACGCGGCCGCCGCCTGCCGTATCCGTCTGGACCGGGGTGAGCTGCGCGACACCACCGGCGAGATCGAATGGGCCAAGGTCACTCAGACCGTCCCCGCCGACTACACGCTCGCCGCCGCCAAGGCCGGCCGCGAGGCCCCCCGCGACCCGGCCGAGATCGCCCAGCTCTACTCCGCGTACGAGGACCTCAAGCGGGAGCGCGGCGTCATCGACTTCGAGGACGTGCTGCTGCTGACCGTGGCGATCCTCCAGGACCGCCATGACATCGCCGAACAGGTCCGCTCCCAGTACCAGCACTTCGTGGTCGACGAGTACCAGGACGTCAGCCCCCTCCAGCAGCGCCTGCTGGAGCTGTGGCTCGGCGACCGCGACAACCTGTGCGTGGTCGGCGACGCCAGCCAGACGATCTACTCGTTCACGGGAGCAACTCCCGACCATCTGCTGGACTTCCGCACCCGCCACCCCGGCGCCACCGTCGTCAAGCTGGTCCGCGACTACCGCTCCACTCCTCAGGTCGTCCACCTCGCCAACGGCCTGCTCGCCCAGGCCCGCGGCCGCGCCGCCGACCACCGCCTGGAACTGATCTCCCAGCGCGAGACGGGCCCCGAGCCCGGCTACACCGAGTACACCGACGAGCCCGCCGAGGCCGAGGGCGCCGCCCGGCGCATCCGCGAGCTGCTCGACTCCGGGATCCCGGCCGGCGAGATCGCCATCCTGTTCCGCACCAACTCCCAGTCCGAGACCTACGAGCAGGCCCTCGCCGACGCCGGGATCCCCTACCAGCTGCGCGGAGCGGAGCGCTTCTTCGACCGCCCCGAAGTGCGCAAGGCCGGGATCGCCCTGCGCGGAGCGGCCCGCTTCGGCGGCAACGACTCCCTCCTCGACGACGCCGTCGACCTGCCCTCCCAGGTCCGCGCCGTGCTCTCCGGCGAGGGCTGGACGTCCGAGCCCCCCGCTGGCTCCGGCGCGGTCAGAGAGCGCTGGGAGTCACTGGCCGCCCTGGTCAACCTCGCCCATGACTTCGCCGCCGCCCGACCCGGCGCCACTCTCGGTGACCTCGTCACCGAACTCGACGAGCGGGCCAACGCCCAGCACGCCCCGACCGTCCAGGGCGTCACTCTCGCCTCCCTGCACTCGGCCAAGGGCCTGGAGTGGGACGTCGTCTTCCTCGTCGGGGTCGCCGAGGGCATGATGCCGATCACCTACGCAAAGACCGACGAGCAGGTCGAGGAGGAACGCCGACTCCTCTATGTCGGCGTCACCCGCGCCCGGGAGCACCTCCATGTCTCCTGGTCCCTCTCCCGCTCACCCGGCGGCCGCGCCAACCGCCGCCCGAGCCGCTTCCTCGACGGGCTGCGCCCCGGCTCCGCCGCCACCGCCGGGCGCACCGTCGCGGGCCGCTCCGGAGGTGTCGAGCGCGGCTGGACCAGCAGACCGGGCGCCGCCGCCCCGCGCCGCACCCAGCGCACCGTCGCCCGCTGCCGGGTCTGCGGCCGCACCCTCACCGACGCCGGCGAGATGAAGCTGATGCGCTGCGACGACTGTCCCTCCGACATGGACGAGGGACTGTACGAGCGGCTCCGGGAGTGGCGT
Encoded proteins:
- a CDS encoding ATP-dependent DNA helicase; the protein is MPPRITDPDQLKELLGIPFTPEQTECITAPPAPQVIVAGAGSGKTTVMAARVVWLVGTGQVAPEQVLGLTFTNKAAGELAERVRKALIKAGVTDPDVIDPDNPPGEPVISTYHAFAGRLLTDHGLRIGLEPTSRLLADATRYQLAARVLREAPGPYPALTRSFADLVSDLLALDAELAEHLVRPAALRAHDAELLLTLHGVKLTNADLRKVPETLAARRELAELVGRYRSAKRERDLLDFGDQIALSAQLAGIPEVGRVLRDEFRVVLLDEYQDTSVAQRVLLAGLFGGGTGHPVTAVGDPCQAIYGWRGASVANLDDFPEHFARADGRSATRQALSENRRSGGRLLDLANGLAGPLRAMHAGVEALRPAPGAERDGLVRCALLPTHSEEMAWIADSIAHLVNTGKAPGEIAVLCRTATDFAEIQGALVARDVPVEVVGLSGLLHLPEIADLVAVCEVLQDPGANASLVRLLTGPRWRIGPRDLALLGRRARRLVSHARVDGDDDPDRRLAEAVEGVDPAEVISLADALDTFLETPFDGPGDDDGLPFSPDARVRFARLATELRDLRRSLSDPLMDVLHRVLAVTGLEVELSASPHALAARRRETLSNFLDIAASFAAGDGEASLLAFLGFLRTAAQYEKGLDNALPGGENTVKVLTAHKSKGLEWDVVAVPGLVTGTFPSGQGREKWTSQGKVLPHALRGDADTLPDVAAWDSRGLKAFHEAMKEHQHTEELRLGYVTFTRPRSLLLGSGHWWGPSQKKPRGPSDFLQALYDHCAAGYGEIEAWADEPAEDEENPALHATDADQVWPLPLDDAALARRRAAAETVLTYLENLGSPADADPAATHDPEWPPPPDDEGVYGIPEEEPLEEGPVEDDPFDDGPFDDEPLDDDWDSWTAERPTVPHQAQAPDRASLTPEEARTIASWDRDLDALTGELLRARDSVTEVPLPASLTASQVLRLAADPDGLAQELARPMPRPPQPAARRGTRFHAWVEARFEPLTLPMLEPDELPGSEAEIADEQDLEVLKEAFERTEYAHRTPYRVEAPFQLALAGRVVRGRIDAVYKEGDGERATYEIVDWKTHRTRSADPLQLAVYRVAWAEQQGVPLESVSAAFLYVRGGEIVRPEDLPDRAALERLLTGEP
- a CDS encoding dipeptidase — protein: MSHPVDSVVSDVRTYIERHRAVFLDDLAAWLRIPSVSAQPDHAPDVRRSADWLAAKLTETGFPTVEVWPTRGAPAVFAEWPSGDPEAPTVLVYGHHDVQPAAREDGWDSDPFDPVVRGHRLYARGAADDKGQVFFHTLGVRAHLAATGRTAPAVNLKLLIEGEEESGSPHFQALVEERVDRLDADAVIVSDTGMWSEDTPTVCTGMRGLTECEIRLHGPDQDIHSGSFGGAVPNPATAAARLVAALHDDHGRVAIPGFYDGIVELTDSERQLFAELPFDEQRWLRTAKSYATHGEAGHTTLERIWARPTAEVNGIGGGYQGPGSKTIIPADAMMKLSFRMVAGQEPEHIEKVVRAWAAEQVPAGIRCEVVFGSATRPCLTPLDHPALQSVARAMGRAFEKPVGYTREGGSGPAAVLQEVLGAPVLFLGISVPSDGWHAPNEKVELDLLLKGVETTAYLWGDLAENWRHAP
- the nudC gene encoding NAD(+) diphosphatase, whose protein sequence is MTTWTDHTAERPISLTAPSGIDRAAHHRLDEAWLAAAWSHPTTRCFVVSGGQVLIDEAADGRTELVMTPSFEAPLTEAHRYFLGIDEDGVSYFALQKDALPGRIDQSARPAGLREAGLLLSPRDVGLMVHAVGLENWQRTHRFCSRCGERTVIAAAGHIRRCQACGGEHYPRTDPAVIMAVTDEDDRILLGRQVHWPEGRFSTLAGFVEPGESIEQTVRREVFEEAGITVGRVEYVASQPWPFPSSLMLGFMARATSTEVDVDGDEIHEARWFSRDELGAAFESGEVLPPYGISIAARLIELWYGKPLPTRHFI
- a CDS encoding mycoredoxin, yielding MQGTVTMYSTTWCGYCQRLKKQLEREGIAYTEINIEQDPDSAAFVEKANGGNQTVPTVLFADGSTLTNPSLAQVKQKITV
- a CDS encoding ATP-dependent DNA helicase UvrD2; its protein translation is MTAATHSPLFPQVPDSADAVLDGLDPEQREVATALHGPVCVLAGAGTGKTRAITHRIAYGVRAGILQPSSVLAVTFTNRAAGEMRGRLRQLGAAGVQARTFHSAALRQLQYFWPKAVGGSMPRLVDRKIQLVADAAAACRIRLDRGELRDTTGEIEWAKVTQTVPADYTLAAAKAGREAPRDPAEIAQLYSAYEDLKRERGVIDFEDVLLLTVAILQDRHDIAEQVRSQYQHFVVDEYQDVSPLQQRLLELWLGDRDNLCVVGDASQTIYSFTGATPDHLLDFRTRHPGATVVKLVRDYRSTPQVVHLANGLLAQARGRAADHRLELISQRETGPEPGYTEYTDEPAEAEGAARRIRELLDSGIPAGEIAILFRTNSQSETYEQALADAGIPYQLRGAERFFDRPEVRKAGIALRGAARFGGNDSLLDDAVDLPSQVRAVLSGEGWTSEPPAGSGAVRERWESLAALVNLAHDFAAARPGATLGDLVTELDERANAQHAPTVQGVTLASLHSAKGLEWDVVFLVGVAEGMMPITYAKTDEQVEEERRLLYVGVTRAREHLHVSWSLSRSPGGRANRRPSRFLDGLRPGSAATAGRTVAGRSGGVERGWTSRPGAAAPRRTQRTVARCRVCGRTLTDAGEMKLMRCDDCPSDMDEGLYERLREWRAEQAQRSGQPAFCVFTDKTLMAIAESSPDEEGDLARIPGVGVRKLNRYGADVLAICAGRQPGGEEDGD